The genomic interval CCGCCGAGCAGGTTGAGCGCCTGGTGGACGCTGTGTCAGTGCCGGTCAACATCACCGCGCACCCGGTTGATGGGCACGGCGCAGGCGATCTGGCCACCCTCGCAGGCCTTGGCGTGCGCCGCGTGACCTTCGGTCCGCTCTGGCAAAAATGGCTGGCTGCCACCTCGGCGCAGCAGCTTAAGGGCTGGGCTTAAATTGCTTGTCGACGCCTAGTGCCACAATGGAGACATGACCGAAACACTTGTGGTGAATGGCCTTGCAGGCGGCTATGGGCACCGCACATTATTTAACGATGTGAATCTCACCGTAGCTGCCGGCGATGTCGTGGGCGTTGTCGGCGTCAATGGCGCTGGTAAATCCACATTTCTAAAAATTCTGGCGGGCGTGGAAAAGCCACTGGCTGGAACTATCGCGCTTTCGCCAGCCGATGCTTTTGTGGGCTACTTGCCACAGGAACACACCCGCACGTCTGGAGAGACGATCGCAGTTTACATTGCTCGTCGAACCGGCTGCCAAGCTGCAACAACTGCCATGGATGACACCGCCGAAGCGTTTGGTGCGGATCCAGACAACGCTGCCTTGGCCGATGCATACGCCGAGGCGCTGGATCGGTGGATGGCCAGTGGCGCAGCCGATTTGGATGAACGCATCCCCATCGTGCTCGCTGATTTGGGCTTTGAGCTTCCCACCTCGACGCTGATGGAAGGACTTTCAGGCGGGCAGGCAGCCCGGGTCGGGCTGGCGGCGTTACTGTTGTCACGTTTTGACATTGTGCTTCTCGACGAGCCCACCAACGATTTGGATCTCGACGGTCTTGAGCAACTGGAGAATTTTGTTCAGGGGCTTCGCGGGGGAGTCGTACTGGTCAGCCATGATCGTGAGTTTCTTTCCAGGTGTGTGACCACTGTGCTGGAACTCGATCTGCACCAAAATTCCCACCATGTTTATGGCGGTGGATATGATTCCTACCTTGAGGAACGCGCAGTGCTACGCCAGCACGCCCGTGACCAATATGAGGAATTTGCGGAAAAGAAGAAGGACCTTGTGGCACGTGCTCGAACGCAGCGTGAATGGTCTAGTCACGGTGTCCGCAATGCTATTAAACGTGCACCTGACAACGACAAACTTCGGAAGAAAGCCGCTGCGGAATCCAGTGAAAAGCAGGCTCAAAAAGTCCGCCAGATGGAAAGCCGCATCGCTCGGTTAGAAGAAGTTGAAGAGCCACGTAAAGAATGGAAACTGCAGTTCAGCGTCGGTAAGGCGTCGCGGTCAAGTTCTGTTGTTTCCACGTTGAATGATGCAAGCTTCACCCAAGGCGATTTCACCTTGGGACCAGTATCCATCCAAGTAAATGCTGGCGATCGCATTGGCATCACAGGACCCAACGGTGCTGGTAAATCCACATTGCTGCGCGGACTATTGGGAAACCAAGAACCCACCAGCGGTACTGCCACGATGGGCACGAGCGTGGCGATCGGAGAAATCGATCAGGCACGAGCGTTACTTGATCCACAGTTGCCACTGATTTCTGCGTTTGAAAAGCATGTTCCAGACTTACCGATCAGTGAGGTGCGCACACTGCTCGCGAAATTTGGGCTGAATGATAATCATGTGGAACGGGACGTCGAAAAGCTATCTCCTGGCGAGCGCACGCGCGCCGGACTTGCGCTGCTACAGGTGCGGGGCGTCAACGTGCTTGTTCTTGATGAGCCCACCAACCACCTTGACCTGGAGGCCATCGAGCAATTGGAGCAAGCGTTGGCCTCGTATGATGGTGTGTTGCTGCTGGTCACGCACGATCGTCGCATGTTGGACGCTGTGCAGACCAATCGTCGTTGGCATGTCGAGGCTGGCGAAGTTAGGGAGCTATAACCGTTTCCGTATTGATGCCATGGTGAATTGATCGCTTCACAGAACACAGGCGATCAATTTTCTTCGCGGCGCTGGCAATAAGTTTGTCCTGCGCCTGCTGATCGAGGCCTGCCATATCAACTTGCAACGTGTACAGCAGATCAGTGATCAGCCCTGTGGTCTCCGTGGATTCGACAGTCGCGCTCGCAGTGAAATCCTGGCCCAACTGGTGCGCGAGCTGAGCCTCTGCCGACAAAGAAGCGCAGCCAACAACAGCGGCCTGCAATAATTCACCCGGGGAAAACGTCCCAGGAACTCCCGGCGCGCTGACTTTAAGTTCGGCTCCGAAATCATTAACCACAGTGTAAGTGTTTGGGCTGGTGCGGGTTGCTTTAATGGAGGTCATGCTCGCAGGCTAACAGAATTGGTGGTTTTAGTGCTGTTACCAGGGACATCGGCTAGAATCTGCTGAATATGTCTGATCAATTAGCTCCCTGCCCTGAGTGCAGCAGTGAATATACCTACGAAAACGGCGGCGTTCTGGTCTGCCCAATGTGTGCCCACGAATGGGTCGAAGGTGAAGTAGCGGAAGAAACCGCGACTGTCATCAAAGACTCTGTGGGAAATATCCTCAATGATGGCGATTCCGTATCGATTGTGAAGAGCCTCAAAGTCAAGGGTGGCGGTGCCATCAAGATTGGCACCAAAGTCAGCGGAATTCGTCTTCTTGAAGAGCCAGTTGACGGCCACGACATCGACGCTAAGGTCCCTGGATTTGGTCAAATGCGACTCAAGTCCAGTGTTGTAAAGAAGGCCTAAACCCTTTTAAGGAGCTTTAGGGCAACTTGCGCCAGCGGCGGCGATGGTTAAAGCTGAAAGGGCTAAAATCGCTGCAAGAGTCGTTGGTACAGCAGTCATCACAATCCCCTTTGCTTAAAATTTATTAAGGCCTCTTGTATTGGGGCCTTTAATGCTAGATCTTTTATATCATTAGGCTGTGAAGTGGGGAAGTGATCCACAGAAATAAATTCTGTGGATATGGTTTTAGAGGTGCGTTTATGGGCACTTAGGGGCGGGGCCACTTCATATCGAGGTATTCTTCCAAGCTTTCATTGTGCTTCCGCAATAGCTTGGCATGCGTTTTAATGTCTTCCTCATCCCAATCATGAAGAATGCGGGTGAGATCCTGCTGGCGGGCAAGAAGCTCCTGCTGCAGTTTTTCTTTACCCAACTCAGTTGGACGATGAAGTTTAGCGGGGCATGCTTGATCATCGACGACTTCAATTAAGCCATTGGCAATGGCTGCTTTGAGTTGGC from Corynebacterium glutamicum ATCC 13032 carries:
- a CDS encoding zinc ribbon domain-containing protein YjdM, whose product is MSDQLAPCPECSSEYTYENGGVLVCPMCAHEWVEGEVAEETATVIKDSVGNILNDGDSVSIVKSLKVKGGGAIKIGTKVSGIRLLEEPVDGHDIDAKVPGFGQMRLKSSVVKKA
- a CDS encoding MarR family winged helix-turn-helix transcriptional regulator — its product is MSTDPEEFDQAETLDQLAYEIILLTRYGVQNTPTNKREAIMDRSALILLTRLDAQGPMTVNELAESFGLNVSTVHRQLKAAIANGLIEVVDDQACPAKLHRPTELGKEKLQQELLARQQDLTRILHDWDEEDIKTHAKLLRKHNESLEEYLDMKWPRP
- a CDS encoding OsmC family protein, yielding MTSIKATRTSPNTYTVVNDFGAELKVSAPGVPGTFSPGELLQAAVVGCASLSAEAQLAHQLGQDFTASATVESTETTGLITDLLYTLQVDMAGLDQQAQDKLIASAAKKIDRLCSVKRSIHHGINTETVIAP
- the abc-f gene encoding ribosomal protection-like ABC-F family protein — encoded protein: MTETLVVNGLAGGYGHRTLFNDVNLTVAAGDVVGVVGVNGAGKSTFLKILAGVEKPLAGTIALSPADAFVGYLPQEHTRTSGETIAVYIARRTGCQAATTAMDDTAEAFGADPDNAALADAYAEALDRWMASGAADLDERIPIVLADLGFELPTSTLMEGLSGGQAARVGLAALLLSRFDIVLLDEPTNDLDLDGLEQLENFVQGLRGGVVLVSHDREFLSRCVTTVLELDLHQNSHHVYGGGYDSYLEERAVLRQHARDQYEEFAEKKKDLVARARTQREWSSHGVRNAIKRAPDNDKLRKKAAAESSEKQAQKVRQMESRIARLEEVEEPRKEWKLQFSVGKASRSSSVVSTLNDASFTQGDFTLGPVSIQVNAGDRIGITGPNGAGKSTLLRGLLGNQEPTSGTATMGTSVAIGEIDQARALLDPQLPLISAFEKHVPDLPISEVRTLLAKFGLNDNHVERDVEKLSPGERTRAGLALLQVRGVNVLVLDEPTNHLDLEAIEQLEQALASYDGVLLLVTHDRRMLDAVQTNRRWHVEAGEVREL